One Coleofasciculaceae cyanobacterium genomic window, TTACAATAGGGTTTTCTAAAAACTTAGAAGATAAACGAAGAGAACGCTCGGGATTGGAGCTAACGATGCCCTTTTCAGGGATAGTTTCTTTAACAATAACGTTTTGTTCAATTGTAAATGAACATTTTTTCATGATCGCCTCGTAATTTTATAATAGAAGTATTTATGCAATGAAGATGGTAGAAAAAGCAGTTGCAGAAAAGACAGCAAGGCAAGGATCTTAATAAAATATTAACTATGCTTCTTCAAGAATTTTATACACGGTAGATCGCCCTATTCTAAGTTGCTTGGCGATCGCCAAGCAAACACTTAACTAACTCTCCGTCTAATTCATCATAAGTAAGAGCATGGAGCGTCTAAGCTCACGTCGAACATTGGTTTAAGAGTCGTAAAGGCTTCTTTTGCTGCTTCAACGCTTTCCAATAAAATTGTTACCAGACCTCATATTGTTGAATTCAAAGCAGTCGCGCCATGTGGATAGTTGAGAAAAAAGTAGGAATATTTACTCACTATTTAACCCTTTCGGGTAAGTTCCAGCCAGGAATAGACAAAGCCAAACATTTCCCATCTAAACAAATGGCAGAATCTATGGTCAAAATTCATGGGGGAGTAGTGCGTCAATTAGATCGAAGTGAGTAGATTGTTTGTTGATTTTAGTTATAAAAGCGATCGCAATTACCCATCTTATAAGATTCAGATCGTACCTTTGACAAATTCCCAAGTTGATAATTAATACAGATAAAAATTAATATAAAAACTACAGTCCTGGTGGCAATGCTACTGGGACTTATATATTTGATAGGGTTATTTATTAGATTTACGGTAGTCCCAAGGCTTCTGATGACTCCCATTCCAAACACCCAACTTATCATCACGAGCAATCTTTTCCGCCCAACCCAAATTCTCGGCACTCTCACAATTACCCGAATATTGTTGATAGTGATAAGCCATGCCAGCTTCAACCATTGCTGTGTTGAGGTGAATTTCCCCTTCATAGTCAAGTTTAATCGGTATCCATAACTCCGCTACAGTGCGCCCATAACGGTCTTCTTCAATAGGTAGAACATGGATTGTACTGTTGCTCTTAGCAATGAGCGATTGGCTACGCCACCTCCGAAGGAGATCGCAAGTAATCTCTAGATTCAATCCCCAATGGCTGTTTAATCTCTGGAGTTATGTTGATGCCACAGAGTCTAATCTTTAATTCTTCGTTACCTCTGACGACTCTTAAGGTATCGCCATCATGGATGCTACCTGGCTTGACTTGCCATTGTTGGGCATAATTATCTTTGAATAAGACATTAGCGATTGCCTTTTCTGTTGAGCCATTAATAGCCTTTCGGTTGGCAAGGACACCAATCAAGACGAGAATTAGACCGACTAATAAACTAGAACTGTTAAAGAGTTTTTTCATGTGCTTAGGAAAGAACGAGATAATCTTAATCTTCCCCAAACAAACAAATGAATATAATTAGTTGTGCACAATGTACCATATAAGATACAGTCAATAGAGGGCGAAGATTGAAAAGACTACACACTGGCTCTAGTTTCGATGATTTCTTACAGGAAGAAGGATTGTATGAAGAATGTAGTGCGATCGCCATTAAACGGGTACTAGCTCGCCAGCTTGAAGAGGAAATGAAGCGACAAAACTTAACTAAAACCGAGATGGCAAAACAGATGCAGACCTCCAGGGCGCAGCTAGATAGACTACTAGATCCTGAAAAAACAGGAGTGAGTATTGAAACTATTACCAGAGCAGCGTCTGTGGTGGGTCGTCAACTGCGAATCGAATTAGTTTAAGTAGGATAATACAATTAAAAAGAAAGCCTCCCGACTGGACATCTAGAAGCTTCCCTTGGAAATAAATCTTAAGTTAAGTATAGCAATGAGTATCAACGTAGAATCAGACCTCAAGGAAATTCTAGGGCAACTCGATCAAAAGCTAGACAATCTTCAAAATGATGTATCTGGTTTAAGACAGCAAGACATTCCCACCATCAACGTCAAACTGGAAAATCTAAGCACAAGAATGTCTCAGGTTGAAAAAACAGTAGATAAAGTATCTACCAACACTGAAACAATACAAAAGGATGTTTCCGATCTTTTAGGGTGCTAAATCCCTAATCATTCCCCGAAGTGGTAGCTGTTACCACCAGCATTTTGACAAAGAGTAATTAGAGCCATTCCCATTAGCTAAGGGTTACAGGCTGATTTTTCTCTAGTTGAGTTCGTCTTTATTTTCGGATGGACTCAACACAACAAAAACTCTATTCTGTTGTGATATGACCCTTTATACCTATCCGAAGCTAACTAACGCAGCGACAGATACAGAACTAATAAGATTATGGATATCTCAGAAGGCTAAAACTACTCAAAAGACTTACATAACTATCAGTAGGCAATTCCTCGCCTTCGCAGGTAAAGAGTTGCGAGAAATTATGCTCGAAGATATTTTGTTGTGGTTGGAATCGTTTCAGTTGCGTCAAGCCAGCCAAAATACGATTAATAATAAGTTAGGAGCTATAAAATCTCTGTTCAGCTTCGGAGTAAAAACGGGTTATTTGTTGGCTAATCCTGTCTCTATGGTCAAGACTCTCAAGCCCAAGGATGCACTAAATGAAAGAATCTTACTGGATGAAGAGGTAAAGAAGCTAATTAATGCAGCTTCTACTCAACGCGATCGCCTGATTCTTATTCTCTTATATATTCTGGGTTTGAGAATATCTGAATTAGTAGGTTTGAATTGGTCGGATTTTCAACCGACTGAGGAAGCAATCGCTGTAACCATATTCGGCAAGGGTCATAAAACTAGAACCTTATTAATCACTCGAACCTTGTGGTCAGAACTTCAGCAGCTGACTAAAAGTGATAAAACCGAAGCGGTGTTTTTATCGAGGTTTGGCAATCGACTCGATCGTCATGCTATCCATCGGTTGATCAAAAAAGCAGTAGAGAAAGCAGGGATTAATCCCCATACTTCCGCTCACTGGCTGCGTCATGCCCATGCTTGTCATAGTTTGAATAATGGTGCGGGAATCGATTTGTTGATGAAGTCTTTAGGGCATAGTTCGTTGGCGGTTACTTCGAGATACCTGCACGTTCAACCGAGTGAGTGTACGAGTAAGTTTATTGAGTTGGATTAGGGAAACGGCGATCGTATACTATGTGTGAAATATCAAACATTTTTTCTGAATTGGAGAAAAGATGAGAGTTCCTGAAAGAAATGACAAAGATGCTAGAGAAGTAATCAAAGCAGGTCACAAACTTGTCTGTCCAGTATGTAGCCATGACCGCTTCTGGTCACGTAAAACTCAAATGAATACTAGAGGAGCTACTTTTTTCAATTTAGACTGGCTAAACAGAAATGCTACAAATTATGTTTGTGACAGATGTGGCTACATCTTTTGGTTTTTTGAGGAGTAATGCGATCTCTCTACTTCTCACCCCGAATATCCAAAGTCACCTCAGCAGTAATCGCTCGCTCATTCTGTCCGAGAATCTTCACCCTTCTTACCTTGCCCCGATAAGGAGAATAAACCGATGTGAGCTTATCTAATTCCTCATCAACTGTATCCAACTGAGTCTGTAGTGAGTTAACTTGCTCCTGCTGCTTCTGCAATGATGTTTGATAGTTAGAAACCTTAAGACTGTGTTCGTACTGCTGCTTTTGATAGTTGAGTTTGGCTTCATCAAGAGAGGCGATCGCTTTCTCGACATTAATCGAAGCTTCTAACTCTCGGCGTTTTAAGTCGGCTAATTTCTGTACTTTCTCCGGCTCGAATACTTGAACGTGCCAGGGGTCTTTATGATAGAATTTCTCAGCGAATCCTTCTATTTGTTGGGTAATAGCATCAAGGTTAAACTGAGCTTGTTTTAATGCTGCCAGTTCGGTCTGAAACTTAGGTTCTGGGACGGGTTTTAGTGCGTTGAGGGGTAATCTGGCTTTGGTGAGAGAGTCATCTAATCTCTGTTTTTTGGCTTGTAGCTTGGTTTTTTCGGTAGTGCGATCGCTGATGATATCTCCTACATTAATTCTCTGACCTTCAGTTACTTTGAGTTCGTCTAGTTGATTGAGAGTCAGGGTTATTGTGTGACGATTTGGAGTAGACTGGGTTTGTTCTTCAGTTATGGGTGCAGTTGCCTGTAAATCGGTGTTGCTGGCATTAACAAAGGCAAAGGCAGCAACGGCTAAAAGGACATAGCCCAATAGATTATAAACAGACAGGTTAAGATGTCGCTTCATCACAGTTCACCGTTATTGGTCTTCTGTTATCTGTCATAGTCTATTGGGTGGGGTTTGGGTGTAATCTGAGTTCGGGTACGGGCGATCGCACATATTTTAAGAAACTGCTGGTGATGTACCAGTCACTTTGTTTGTGATAGCTGAAGCAAAGATTATTCCTGCTGTTGCTAGTCCATAGGGGATAAGGTTGCTGAACCATTTCATGAGAGGAACGTGTGAGGGGTCAGTAACCATTTTGGAGTGGTTAGTTAGTGGTTGTCAGCGATCGCGATTCCGACTTGTATCAATATTGGTCTTCTGTGACACACAGTTTCCCGTTTTTCACCTGAACATATGAGTTGTCTCTAGCATATTGATATTCCTTTCTCATATCGGTAATTACAACCTCCGTTGGATTGGTCAAAGCTATGCAGCAAAACATATCGCCATCTTGCTGAATATCTGTTGAAAGAAAACGTTTGTGATTTTCATTTTGCCAGTTTTCCATGTCTTTGTATAATTCACGCATGGAAGGACTTTCAAAATACTGAAGATTGCGTTATTTTTACCTACAGCTTCAATAGTTCAAAATGCTCTTTAAGTAGGCTCATGTCAGCACCAAAGAGCAAAAATTCATACTATTCAACTACAGAATTCGTGAAGCTCAAACTGATTTCAGCATGATCTCCTCCTCCAGTTTCAGTATTTCTAAGTTGAATACCGTGATGAGCAGGTACACCACCTTTTGGTACAGTAAAGCTAACCACCTGTTCATCTTCAAGATCGGTTGTGCTTTCAGACGTACCCTCAAACAGTTTCGCATTCCCCTCAATCTGGACGGTATTATCGTCAACAACTTTAGCTGTGAGTCTGAGTTCGACGCGACATTCCCCTCCCCATCGAACATCTGGAATATCGAGTGCAGAAGCAGGTTGACCCTGATCAAGCATCATTGCCACATTGTATACGCGATGAACCTTTTCATCATTTTGAGGCCAATATTCATCGTCAGTACCATCAATAATTACTGTTCCTGCTACACGTCTTGTCATTTTCAAAACCTCCATCCAATTTCAAGCTCAATTTTGAGGCTAAGTTTTACAAGTCACTTCATTTAGAAAACTTGTTGTAATTTTTTCTCCAATGCCTTACCAATAAGTTCTCTGTATTTGAACATTGCATGGTCTTTAATGCCATCACTACCCCATTCGAGGATATCGTTAGTGCGTCCGTGCATTCTATCGAGAAAGCGATTCCAATAGCCGATATCTTCTACAAATTCGCCTGGCTCAGTGAAATACTTAAAAGTTCCAACATGACTGTATTGACGCGCTCGCGAGGGAATGCGAGTAACGGTATCGTTATTATTGACAAAGCGAAAGGTATAAGGTTTGAAATCAAAATTAAAGTTTCTGGCAAATTCGCGATCGCCAACACGAGGTTGCCCAAATGTATAAAGACCATCCACTGGTCGATCCTCTCCCCGAAAG contains:
- a CDS encoding thermonuclease family protein, with amino-acid sequence MNLEITCDLLRRWRSQSLIAKSNSTIHVLPIEEDRYGRTVAELWIPIKLDYEGEIHLNTAMVEAGMAYHYQQYSGNCESAENLGWAEKIARDDKLGVWNGSHQKPWDYRKSNK
- a CDS encoding helix-turn-helix domain-containing protein; the protein is MKRLHTGSSFDDFLQEEGLYEECSAIAIKRVLARQLEEEMKRQNLTKTEMAKQMQTSRAQLDRLLDPEKTGVSIETITRAASVVGRQLRIELV
- a CDS encoding tyrosine-type recombinase/integrase; amino-acid sequence: MTLYTYPKLTNAATDTELIRLWISQKAKTTQKTYITISRQFLAFAGKELREIMLEDILLWLESFQLRQASQNTINNKLGAIKSLFSFGVKTGYLLANPVSMVKTLKPKDALNERILLDEEVKKLINAASTQRDRLILILLYILGLRISELVGLNWSDFQPTEEAIAVTIFGKGHKTRTLLITRTLWSELQQLTKSDKTEAVFLSRFGNRLDRHAIHRLIKKAVEKAGINPHTSAHWLRHAHACHSLNNGAGIDLLMKSLGHSSLAVTSRYLHVQPSECTSKFIELD